One region of Tachysurus vachellii isolate PV-2020 chromosome 11, HZAU_Pvac_v1, whole genome shotgun sequence genomic DNA includes:
- the si:dkeyp-100a1.6 gene encoding probable G-protein coupled receptor 160, translating to MSQVVDTMLVNYPLGSMMAVLQENMENCTTDTTLQYVLLLLSKVALNTLVLSFWLRSIPKTLLGVYSISIYLVDLLLICSISWAWWFYQDLRIHEVVCFSLSHSSIVYSLLPLPVLVAGALDYVIQHHVGFGKKSLGRTVVHCAVVALMWMLACFYSYSYTEPELLTIQYKEEGTALVCSVQGSLVVSHFCLNVFIIVGFVLLLHWRKLPRWVLRANQLSERRTGTLSMSDLAFSKKLEKLESGAFEEAYMEKQQDRPPITISLVLCFALNWTPYLLMNLVCDLLGFAVPAYASVNLLFTACANSLLMGVAFWYRSKKYGPFCTMPDDICAWSFFWYLSKENGQFTASTKLFEGLG from the coding sequence ATGAGCCAGGTTGTCGACACAATGTTGGTTAACTATCCCCTCGGGAGCATGATGGCAGTGCTCCAGGAAAATATGGAGAACTGCACCACTGACACGACTCTGCAATACGTGCTCCTCCTTCTTTCTAAAGTAGCTCTGAACACACTAGTCTTGTCGTTTTGGTTGAGGAGCATTCCCAAGACGCTCCTTGGTGTTTACAGCATCTCCATATACCTGGTGGATCTGCTGCTGATCTGCTCCATCTCCTGGGCATGGTGGTTCTACCAGGATCTTCGCATCCATGAAGTCGTGTGCTTCAGTCTTTCACACAGCTCCATTGTATACTCCCTGCTACCTCTGCCTGTCCTTGTGGCAGGAGCCTTAGATTATGTTATCCAGCATCATGTGGGTTTCGGTAAGAAGTCATTAGGCAGGACTGTTGTTCACTGTGCAGTTGTGGCTCTGATGTGGATGCTGGCTTGCTTTTACTCTTACAGCTACACAGAGCCAGAGCTGCTGACCATCCAGTACAAAGAGGAGGGAACGGCTCTTGTGTGTTCTGTACAAGGATCTCTGGTGGTCAGTCActtctgtttaaatgtgttcatCATTGTAGGCTTTGTACTTCTGCTTCACTGGAGAAAGCTTCCACGTTGGGTGCTCAGGGCTAACCAACTATCCGAACGGAGGACTGGAACACTTTCTATGAGTGACCTAGCCTTTTCAAAGAAACTGGAAAAACTTGAATCAGGCGCGTTTGAGGAGGCGTACATGGAAAAGCAGCAGGATCGTCCTCCTATCACGATCagccttgttttgtgttttgcactGAACTGGACTCCTTATCTGCTTATGAACCTGGTCtgtgatctcctgggatttgcTGTGCCAGCTTATGCAAGTGTCAATCTCCTTTTCACCGCCTGTGCCAACAGCTTACTTATGGGTGTGGCTTTCTGGTACAGAAGCAAAAAGTATGGACCTTTCTGCACAATGCCAGATGACATCTGTGCATGGAGCTTTTTCTGGTATTTGAGTAAGGAAAATGGCCAGTTTACAGCCAGTACAAAACTCTTTGAAGGACTTGGTTGA